The following coding sequences lie in one Euhalothece natronophila Z-M001 genomic window:
- a CDS encoding MFS transporter, producing the protein MNILSFQGRYRILHLTWFAFFLSFVVWFNMAPLETTIMRDMGLDSDQMRTLGIANVALTVPARILIGMALDRFGPRITYSALLVYAAIPCFIFASAQDFNTLVIGRLLLGIVGAGFVIGIRMVSEWFPPKEIGVAEGIYGGWGNFGSAAAAFSLPSIALGFGVFAAGDYNWRLAIMLTGVIAAVYGVIYFFNVEDTPPGRVYQRPERSGGMEVTTKRDFWFSLLMNIPLVGILGVLAWRLTRVDFLSQQQFLLICLGLVALYAYQSYKAWDANKALMTGKKRYPAEDRYEFKQVAILQLTYVVNFGAELAVVSMLPAFFEMTFELDPARAGMIASSFAFMNLMSRPGGGLISDKMGSRKWTMAVLLIAMGIGFLMMGMINSSWFLPLAVVVTMMCSFFVQASEGSTYAIVPLIKRRVTGQIAGSVGAYGNVGAVAYLTIYSLMPSGPPADRTFFQMLGVAGLIVGFLCVFFLKEPKGSFSEFHEGEEELEPVAEPVSNRNISE; encoded by the coding sequence ATGAACATTTTATCTTTTCAAGGTCGTTATCGAATTTTACACCTAACGTGGTTTGCCTTTTTCCTCAGTTTTGTGGTCTGGTTCAACATGGCTCCCTTAGAAACCACCATTATGAGGGATATGGGATTAGACTCTGACCAAATGAGAACCCTTGGTATTGCCAATGTTGCCTTGACAGTACCTGCACGGATTTTAATTGGGATGGCTTTGGATCGATTTGGCCCCCGAATTACCTATTCAGCCTTGCTCGTTTATGCGGCAATTCCTTGTTTCATTTTTGCCTCAGCACAAGACTTTAATACCCTTGTTATTGGTCGTTTGCTACTAGGAATTGTTGGGGCTGGATTTGTCATTGGCATTCGCATGGTTTCCGAGTGGTTTCCCCCGAAAGAAATTGGCGTTGCAGAAGGAATTTATGGGGGTTGGGGGAATTTTGGCTCGGCTGCTGCTGCTTTTAGCCTTCCCAGTATTGCTCTTGGATTTGGCGTTTTTGCGGCTGGGGACTACAACTGGCGTTTAGCAATTATGCTCACAGGGGTGATTGCAGCGGTTTATGGAGTGATTTACTTCTTTAATGTTGAAGATACTCCACCAGGACGAGTTTATCAGCGTCCTGAACGTAGCGGTGGCATGGAAGTAACCACCAAACGGGACTTTTGGTTCTCCTTATTAATGAATATTCCTCTCGTTGGAATTTTAGGAGTTCTTGCCTGGCGTTTAACCCGAGTTGATTTTCTCAGTCAGCAACAGTTTCTCTTGATCTGTTTAGGGTTAGTGGCTCTCTATGCCTATCAATCCTATAAAGCATGGGATGCTAATAAGGCTTTAATGACAGGTAAGAAACGGTATCCTGCCGAAGATCGCTATGAGTTTAAGCAAGTGGCAATTTTACAGCTAACTTATGTGGTTAACTTTGGCGCAGAATTAGCAGTTGTTTCCATGTTACCTGCTTTCTTTGAGATGACGTTTGAATTGGATCCTGCTCGTGCTGGCATGATTGCCTCTAGTTTTGCCTTTATGAACCTGATGTCTCGCCCCGGTGGAGGACTTATCTCCGACAAAATGGGAAGTCGGAAATGGACGATGGCAGTATTACTGATTGCCATGGGAATTGGCTTCTTAATGATGGGCATGATCAACAGCAGTTGGTTTTTACCCTTAGCGGTAGTCGTAACTATGATGTGTTCCTTCTTTGTTCAGGCTTCAGAGGGTTCTACTTATGCGATTGTTCCCCTAATTAAACGTCGGGTAACAGGGCAAATTGCTGGCAGTGTCGGCGCTTACGGTAATGTCGGTGCGGTAGCTTATTTAACCATCTATAGCTTGATGCCTTCAGGGCCTCCTGCTGATCGGACTTTCTTCCAAATGCTGGGAGTTGCAGGGTTAATTGTCGGCTTCCTCTGTGTCTTTTTCTTGAAAGAACCCAAAGGCTCGTTCTCTGAGTTCCATGAAGGAGAAGAGGAGTTAGAACCCGTGGCTGAACCAGTTTCTAATCGTAATATTTCTGAGTAA
- a CDS encoding phenylpyruvate tautomerase MIF-related protein, whose amino-acid sequence MPLIKVHTSVAKPDQSQVEDLLKTLSGKLSKHLGKPESYVMTALQPDVSMTFSGTTDPVCYIEIKNVGSMKPDQTRSMSEDFCQEVEKNLGVPANRTYIEFADAKGAMWGWNGSTLG is encoded by the coding sequence ATGCCTTTAATTAAAGTTCATACCTCAGTAGCGAAGCCTGATCAAAGTCAAGTAGAAGATTTACTTAAGACTTTATCAGGAAAATTATCTAAGCATTTAGGAAAACCTGAGTCTTATGTAATGACGGCTTTACAACCTGATGTGTCAATGACATTTTCAGGAACAACTGATCCTGTTTGCTACATTGAAATTAAAAATGTTGGCAGTATGAAACCTGACCAAACACGCTCTATGAGTGAAGATTTTTGTCAAGAAGTGGAGAAAAATTTAGGAGTTCCTGCTAATCGTACTTATATTGAATTTGCTGATGCTAAAGGGGCAATGTGGGGCTGGAATGGCTCAACTTTAGGTTAA
- a CDS encoding flavin reductase family protein, producing the protein MLDEKAKKTILRKIPHGLYICGVKDGEEINGFTASWVMQTSFQPPLIINCVRQDSGSHEMIKNSGVFALSFLDSEQKDVAAQFFKPQRRVGNKLADVEFYSGEETGCPIIKDTLGYVECQVVESVMKGDHTIFVAEVIGAGVHREGSALLLETTGWQYGG; encoded by the coding sequence TTGCTAGACGAAAAGGCGAAAAAAACAATTTTGCGTAAGATCCCCCATGGGCTTTATATTTGTGGGGTCAAAGATGGTGAAGAAATTAATGGTTTTACTGCTAGTTGGGTTATGCAAACCTCTTTTCAGCCCCCTCTAATCATTAATTGTGTGCGTCAAGACTCTGGTTCCCATGAGATGATTAAAAATAGTGGGGTGTTTGCCCTTAGTTTTCTCGATAGTGAACAGAAGGACGTGGCTGCTCAGTTTTTTAAGCCCCAACGACGAGTGGGTAATAAATTAGCAGATGTAGAATTTTATTCAGGTGAGGAAACAGGTTGCCCGATCATTAAGGATACCCTTGGTTATGTAGAATGCCAGGTGGTGGAATCAGTAATGAAAGGCGATCACACGATTTTTGTTGCTGAAGTGATTGGGGCTGGCGTTCATCGCGAAGGCAGTGCCCTTTTATTAGAAACCACAGGCTGGCAATATGGAGGATAG
- a CDS encoding nitrate reductase associated protein, protein MFFQFEADFVESLRCIPMQVRLKLDTCGVKLKLHHWHEFSQTEREELVKKPCETSEEAKAYKEYLQTLVVSHTGSPAKELEIDPNPPWLNSNAIPEQLQTKASEFNLTITEQQWKQLTPLQRFALIKLSRPSHENKNFYPALEEFGLTDNA, encoded by the coding sequence ATGTTCTTCCAATTTGAAGCTGATTTTGTAGAAAGTTTACGCTGTATTCCCATGCAGGTACGGCTAAAATTAGATACTTGTGGTGTTAAATTAAAATTGCACCATTGGCATGAATTTAGTCAAACCGAACGGGAAGAATTAGTAAAAAAGCCTTGTGAAACATCTGAAGAGGCAAAGGCTTATAAAGAATATTTGCAAACTTTGGTTGTTAGTCATACTGGTAGTCCAGCGAAAGAATTAGAAATTGATCCCAATCCGCCGTGGCTAAATTCCAATGCGATTCCAGAACAATTACAAACTAAAGCCTCAGAATTTAATTTAACAATTACGGAGCAACAATGGAAGCAGTTAACGCCTTTACAGCGATTTGCCTTAATTAAATTATCTCGTCCAAGTCACGAAAATAAAAACTTTTATCCTGCATTAGAAGAATTTGGGCTAACTGATAATGCTTAA
- a CDS encoding molybdopterin oxidoreductase family protein — MTEKTLCPYCGVGCGLEVLPPAQPGKSVHRDSEGNPIWQVRGDRAHPSSKGMVCVKGATITESTHKNRLKYPLLRDSLDQPFRRVSWEEALTRLTDEIKKVSLTHGADGICMYGSGQFQTEDYYTAQKLLKGCLGTNNFDANSRLCMSSAVAGYMQSLGSDGPPCCYDDLEQTDCAFLIGTNTADCHPIVFNRLRKHHKRNRDVKMIVVDPRKTKTAEAADLHLAIKPGTDIDLMNGIAHLLLRWGKFESIFIDECTKGFPEFVEVIKQYPPELVARKCGIRIDHLEEAAQYWGDSERVLSLWSMGMNQSSEGTAKVRTLIDLHLMTGNIGKLGAGPFSLTGQPNAMGGREAGGLAHILPGYRVVKNPQHRAAVEQAWGLPEGRINPNPGRDGWDMIRGLETGEVGLFWVAATNPAVSMPDIERTKKALLKSNFTVCQDAYYPTETAGYAHLVLPASQWGEKTGAMTNSERVVTLCPAFRNPPGEAKADWEIFAAVGRRLGFEKEFNFANAAEVYQEFVGLTRDRVCDLSGLSHQRLREEGPIQWPCPEGETETISSGKRLYTNLHFPTADGRANFAGYHSRGLAEPEDENYPYVLTTGRLYGHWHTQTRTGNIPKITKMHPYPELEVHPRDAKKLGLEETKEEIWVEARSRRGKARLRVKITKAIAPGTVFIPMHWGALWADDAEANALTHPESCPSSKQPELKACAVQIIPINKPSSETAINAEPKLQESLKKLLPI, encoded by the coding sequence ATGACTGAAAAAACACTTTGTCCTTACTGTGGTGTTGGTTGTGGGTTAGAAGTTTTGCCACCCGCCCAACCTGGGAAATCTGTCCATCGTGATAGTGAAGGGAATCCCATTTGGCAAGTACGCGGCGATCGCGCTCATCCTTCTAGCAAGGGGATGGTTTGTGTCAAAGGGGCAACCATTACTGAATCTACCCATAAAAATCGCCTGAAATATCCCCTGTTACGAGACTCTCTTGATCAGCCCTTCCGTCGGGTGAGTTGGGAAGAAGCCTTAACTCGCCTCACTGATGAGATTAAAAAAGTGTCTCTGACTCATGGGGCAGATGGCATCTGTATGTATGGTTCTGGGCAATTTCAAACTGAAGATTATTATACTGCCCAAAAACTGCTCAAAGGCTGTTTAGGGACGAATAATTTTGATGCCAATTCTCGCTTGTGTATGTCTTCAGCGGTTGCTGGCTATATGCAAAGTTTGGGTTCTGATGGCCCCCCCTGTTGCTATGACGATTTAGAACAAACAGACTGTGCGTTTCTCATTGGCACTAATACTGCTGACTGTCACCCCATTGTTTTTAATCGGCTGCGGAAACATCATAAGCGTAATCGGGATGTAAAAATGATTGTGGTTGATCCCCGTAAAACCAAAACCGCAGAAGCGGCGGATCTCCATTTAGCCATTAAGCCGGGAACTGATATTGATTTAATGAATGGAATTGCCCATTTACTGTTGCGTTGGGGCAAATTTGAAAGCATCTTTATTGATGAATGTACCAAGGGCTTTCCTGAGTTTGTGGAAGTGATTAAACAGTATCCCCCAGAATTAGTGGCAAGAAAATGCGGAATTCGCATTGATCATCTAGAAGAAGCTGCTCAGTATTGGGGAGACTCAGAACGAGTGTTATCCCTCTGGTCAATGGGCATGAATCAATCGTCAGAAGGAACAGCGAAAGTTCGCACCTTGATTGATTTACATTTAATGACAGGGAATATTGGTAAACTGGGGGCGGGGCCATTTTCCCTCACAGGACAACCCAACGCGATGGGAGGTCGAGAAGCAGGAGGACTTGCCCACATTCTCCCGGGATATCGGGTGGTGAAAAATCCTCAACACCGTGCGGCCGTAGAACAAGCGTGGGGATTGCCTGAAGGTCGCATTAATCCCAACCCTGGGCGCGATGGTTGGGACATGATTCGCGGTTTAGAAACAGGTGAAGTCGGACTGTTTTGGGTTGCAGCAACCAATCCTGCTGTGAGTATGCCCGATATTGAACGCACGAAGAAAGCCTTGTTAAAGTCTAATTTTACGGTTTGTCAAGATGCCTACTACCCCACAGAAACCGCAGGTTATGCACATTTAGTGCTTCCAGCGTCGCAATGGGGAGAGAAAACAGGGGCAATGACCAATTCAGAACGAGTCGTTACCCTGTGTCCAGCATTTCGCAATCCTCCCGGAGAGGCAAAAGCAGATTGGGAGATTTTTGCAGCCGTAGGACGACGGTTAGGGTTTGAAAAAGAGTTTAATTTTGCGAATGCGGCGGAGGTTTATCAGGAGTTTGTGGGCTTGACGCGCGATCGCGTTTGTGATTTAAGTGGATTATCCCACCAACGATTACGAGAAGAAGGCCCCATTCAGTGGCCCTGTCCAGAAGGGGAAACAGAAACTATTTCCTCAGGGAAACGCCTTTACACTAACTTACACTTCCCCACAGCAGATGGTCGCGCTAACTTTGCTGGCTATCATTCTAGAGGACTCGCCGAACCCGAAGACGAAAATTATCCCTATGTCTTGACAACAGGACGCTTATATGGTCACTGGCACACTCAAACCCGCACGGGCAATATTCCCAAAATCACCAAAATGCACCCCTATCCTGAGTTAGAAGTTCATCCTCGGGATGCCAAGAAATTAGGGTTAGAAGAGACAAAAGAGGAAATTTGGGTAGAAGCGCGATCGCGCCGCGGTAAAGCCCGACTACGGGTTAAAATTACCAAAGCTATTGCCCCTGGCACTGTTTTTATTCCCATGCACTGGGGCGCACTTTGGGCCGATGATGCGGAAGCTAATGCCCTTACCCATCCTGAATCTTGTCCATCATCTAAACAACCCGAATTAAAAGCCTGTGCAGTGCAAATTATTCCTATTAATAAACCTTCTTCAGAAACAGCAATCAATGCTGAACCCAAATTACAAGAGTCTCTGAAAAAGTTATTGCCAATTTAA
- a CDS encoding SgcJ/EcaC family oxidoreductase: MAKNALLSTLSASLLLSLTPLPSYSSESPECAEASEDDIAALFDRWNDSLATLDPDQVVDNYSPDAVLLPTLSDETRDTPDLIRDYFVDFVAQEPQGVIDERNIKIGCNAAYDAGVYTFTLVDEEGNETEETARYSFVYSYHDGEWLIEHHHSSLMPE, encoded by the coding sequence TTGGCAAAAAACGCTCTATTATCAACTCTCTCGGCAAGCCTATTACTGTCCCTAACTCCCTTACCTAGTTATAGTTCTGAATCTCCTGAATGTGCAGAAGCTAGTGAAGACGATATAGCCGCCCTATTTGATCGCTGGAATGATTCGCTAGCTACATTAGACCCAGATCAAGTTGTTGATAATTACAGTCCTGATGCTGTTCTACTGCCAACATTATCCGATGAAACGCGAGATACGCCAGATTTAATTAGGGACTATTTTGTGGACTTTGTGGCGCAAGAACCGCAAGGAGTCATTGATGAGCGCAACATTAAAATTGGCTGCAATGCTGCCTACGATGCTGGCGTTTATACCTTTACTCTCGTTGATGAAGAGGGCAATGAAACTGAGGAAACTGCTCGCTATTCCTTCGTTTACAGCTATCATGATGGTGAGTGGTTAATTGAACATCACCATTCTTCCCTGATGCCAGAATAA
- a CDS encoding type 1 glutamine amidotransferase domain-containing protein translates to MKVLIVVTSHDKLGDTGNPTGFWLEELAAPYYVFKDAGAEVTIASPQGGQVPIDPKSQQPEFQTEATHRFNQDSQAKAAIANTVKLSTVSPSDYDSLFYPGGHGPLWDLAQDSDSIRLIETMYQADKPVAAVCHGPCVFREAKVADGSPLVQGKPVTSFSNTEESAVGLTEVVPFLVEDEFKAKGGHYSRTDDWHPHVVSADNLITGQNPASSEATAKAVLEQLSVNPSQLS, encoded by the coding sequence ATGAAAGTTTTAATAGTAGTTACTTCTCATGACAAGCTCGGTGATACAGGAAACCCTACAGGATTTTGGTTAGAAGAACTAGCTGCTCCTTACTATGTTTTTAAAGATGCTGGAGCAGAGGTTACCATTGCTTCTCCTCAAGGGGGACAAGTTCCTATAGATCCCAAAAGTCAACAGCCAGAATTTCAAACAGAAGCAACCCATCGTTTTAATCAAGACTCACAAGCCAAAGCCGCGATCGCGAATACAGTTAAACTCTCAACGGTTTCTCCTAGCGATTATGACAGTTTATTTTATCCAGGGGGTCATGGTCCCTTATGGGATTTAGCTCAAGATTCAGACTCAATTCGTTTAATTGAAACCATGTATCAAGCAGATAAACCTGTAGCAGCAGTTTGTCATGGTCCCTGTGTTTTTCGAGAGGCTAAAGTAGCGGATGGTTCTCCTCTGGTGCAGGGAAAACCTGTTACCAGTTTTTCCAATACAGAAGAAAGTGCTGTGGGCTTAACTGAGGTGGTTCCTTTCTTGGTAGAAGACGAATTCAAAGCCAAGGGTGGTCATTACTCAAGAACAGATGATTGGCACCCTCATGTGGTCAGTGCTGACAACTTAATCACAGGTCAAAATCCAGCGTCATCAGAAGCTACAGCAAAGGCAGTTCTTGAACAACTAAGTGTGAATCCTTCCCAACTAAGCTAG